A region of the Gambusia affinis linkage group LG11, SWU_Gaff_1.0, whole genome shotgun sequence genome:
tttatatcaTAGTCACAGTCCCAATTAGTTGCAGTCTGAAGATCTTTCGTATTTAGGCCACAAATGGACTATGCTCTGACAAGATAACTGTTGCATAATTTTAACAATTGTTTTGCCTTTCCATCataccaaatattttctttcttttttgtgtgagTTAACACATATAGTTACAGTTAAAGGCAACTGAAACCTCCCAGAAGATGAGCTGTGTAACTTTAGGATTCTCCAAGGTGTTGACATTAGTCTAGATTATAGAGGATGTGTTGAAATCTTTTCTCTTAAGAATTGCTGAATCCAATTATTTGGCTAGTTTAGAATTATTGCCTGGACAACATCCCAGACCTGCTTTGTGACTACCTCCCTTGATTATTCAGAAATGTAACAACGGTGGGTTAACTTTGACCTCTCCCCAGTCGGTATCGGTCATTGCGTAACATGCACAGATGTGTGGAGAACACGTCTAACTCCTGCCTTGAAAATTTTTCTTCAAGTCTGAAAGTTGTTAGGCCTGGACCATGGTTATTTGTTATTTCCATGTGTATGTTTTGAGCATTTGGCCAATAAAGATGTGTATATAATACTACTGAAAACCTAATGCAGTAAGCCTTAAGAAATGATACACTAAGCATGACAAAAGTTCATTTGTTGAAAGTTGGATTGGGCTGTGAGGTGTAAAAACAGCTTTGTATTACAatggaaaagaacagaaatattatttttgtcccACAAAAATTGCAATTGCAGGGCTAGTTGTGTTAACTTCTAATGTAAGATACTAAAGCCATATTAAAACATCTGCTTTATCAGCACATGGTTTTGATGTTGCCTGTGTTACTGAGATAGATCACAACAGGAATGTTTTATTGCTGCTGCTCTTTTATTATATGTACTGAACAGGAGTTTGAATCATCTAATGTCAGTATCAGATGACAAAAACttcataggaaaaaaaaaaatctgacagatgCATCTCTagtttttcctccagaaaataaataagcatgAAAAATATAAACCTGAAAAAAACATAGCTCTCAAACACATATGGTTGCAGTGACCTTGAAAAAAGATCGTTGTCCGCTTTAAGTTAAATCTTTTTCGCATTGGAGCAAATCTAACCGCTATCAGCATCCCAAACAAAGCAAGGACAGCCCACATCCTAAATTGCTCCTCACAATTTAGACTGCCCCCAATTGGTTGTAACATGGGATTACATTTAGTTTGCAGCTGTGACCAttgagcacacacacaaatattttacaggGCCATTCTTTTTGTCCAGTGTTCCTGCAGAGAAGGGGTGGCCATTGTAAAGTAATTGCCATAAAAGTGCAATAAACCTCCTAATGAGCCCTATATTCCCAGCAGGCACTCTCATCATTGACCCATTAGGTGTTTGTCAGTTCTGGCTGTTGTCTTTCCTTTCTGAGGGGGCCTTTCTATtaagcaatattaatattattatgaatatAGGGGTTTTCTTTAGTCTTGGGAAGTCTTGTGACATTATATGTCTTTGCATAGAAGTAATTCTCATTAATGACTAAAAACAGGAGTCAATTTATGATTTTGTCCTAGATTCTAATCGATTGGTGCttaaaaattgttattttgagtttatttaaggtCCATAATACAAAGTTTTGTTACTCTGTAATCTATGCCGGTTCTGTGCCTGTTTTAATTGACTGCATGCAGTGAAGCTGCTTGATATTTCGAAGTTGTATGTCTTTGGATTTCTTTACCTGCTGTGTTTCGCACACTTCATATTGCTATAGCAACCCAAGCTTATGAAGATTACGTCTAATTCAGGCCATTCAGTTTGTCTGCCATATGCCCAATGCTCTTGATATTTAGTCAGACTGAAATGTTAATCCTTATCAACTTTATAACTACACCTCTTGTCAGTAATAACTTTGTAAATGTAATTCTTAATTCTTTGCCATGCTTAGTTGTCATAACAAGCTTCACTGccattaaaatatcaaatttggctattttaagattatttgaagaaacaaacaggGATAGGAATATAATTTTGcctcaaatatattttaaaagggGTAACAACAGTTTCATGAGTCTCAAACTATTGAAAGGATCTTTGCTCAGTGTAGCTTTAGCATGTGCCAGTCAGAGTTTTTATTGGCATGATAaccttcaaaaaaaatattatagtaCCATAGTATTtgcatagaaaataaaaaaagttaatgtaaGGTAATAACGTGAAAAGCTTACTTTTATCAAACCCGTTACTTCTACTACTGTTAAGATAACATCATACATTATTACAGTTAAAGTAATGTAGTAGTAGTTTATACTAATCTAAATATTATGTTGATACagacaaaggaaaacaaacactatTTAATATCTGGTTATTAGCTGGACTAATCGGGTCGGACAGCAAGGCTGCAACTGGCTGCCTAACAGACATGCCAGctggatgttttaaaataatgttaactTCATTTAAGTAATGGGTTCTACCCCCAACTATAGGTCAGATGAGGGTAGAACCAGACGGGCCGGGGGAAACACCGAGAACAGTAAGAGGATTTTAAGTCCCTTCTTCACGTCTCTATCATCTGCTTACAGCTATATGATGGAACATTTTTGTGGTtcttgtaactttttaaaactttggtgTTCTTTGGTACTGGAAACTTAAATGCCCAATGTGTTGTGTAAAAGAATTTGATTCAGGTTTGATTATGAAAATATGCTATATTTAGAACTATAAAAGATCCCATACAGTCTAGAGTTATTTAATGATAAAGAAATAATCTTTATAGTTGGTACTGGTATCAAGCAAACTTtactgttttgtaatttttttgtgccATTATTAGGTGATATTAGTCCAGTTGTGATGTtaccacaaaacatttgtcttgtctccctctccctctttaCTATATTGCATACCCAAAATTCttgctgaaaaacaattaaGACTTGGTGcaagcttttaaaatgcttttgtgtttgtatcGCAAAGGACTGTTTAAAACTCAAGTGTCATgaacttgcatttttttctgctgatgcAATATTTAGCGAGTTGGGCAGTCTAACGGCAGCTGATGCTCACACCACGCACAAAAAACACCaccaaaaatactaaaagtCAGAGTGATGGCAGCATAGACGAGATCAAGGGGAAAGTAGACATGTTGCACCTAATATTGTCATGGCAGTGGTTGTGCAGTGGGTGGTGTCATCATGCATTCATCTGATAGAGGGATTATTGCTGCTGTCCCACACTGATGGGACCTGAGCCCCTTCAGGCTGCCTGTTAATTACAATTCCAGCTGTGTGTTATGTAGCACCCTCCACTTTAGCTTTGATGTGGCCAGCCTTTCCTATTCCTCTGTAAGAGCTAACTAACTAAAGAAGCAGGCAAGCAGCACTCTAGTTAGAACAATAACTGatgccctttttttttccattttaagttTTGGAAAATGACCACTGTAGCTGTTTCAGTTCATACACTGCGTCTTTTGTAAGCTTTTATCTACTACTGTTATCCTTCACATGGTTTTCATAGCGCAGTCAAGGTTAACTTCATTTGAAAGAACATGCCAAGGTGAAAGAGTGAATAATTCATTATGTGCAACATGTTCAGCCCCTCTGGCTAAATGCCCACTGGTAATTGGGACAACACCGTTCCACGTCTATTTAGCTCGATCTCTCCTGTTGCTATGCTACCAGTGAAAACCTTGAGTGGGTCTGTATAGTGCTTGGAATGACAGCCATGTGGTTTTCATACCTGACACAACCCCTTTGTATCTCCACATTTCTTCTCTGCATAATAATGTTGCCATTTGTTCCTAATGCGAGAGACAGGGAAACAGTTTTACACCTGCATGTCTCAACTCATTCTCCTGTctcagtttttgctttgttcttgCCAAGCCGTTCCCAGCTGGATGTACATTtaggtgtttattttttgttttgttttttctcctttttgtaatttttagtgtttgcagcagctctctgtctattagaaaaaaaaaggtttgcctTTATTATCCTGCTTGTGTTATAAGAGCGTTCCCCCCCTGCTGTATTTAACTAGGTCAATTAGAAGCAACTCTGAATTTACAAAGATTgttaaattaaagcagaaaatctgcTCCAAGAGAAGAACTGGAGCGAACATGTTGCATCACTGAGCCCAAGTCAGGACAAGCTGCCCTCTGCAGAATGTGGTTatgttttattccattttgataGAAATAAGTTATTCACACTTCTGTAACCACCATTTGCCCATTCACATATTaaactgtgtgttttctttcattattgtAGGAGTGAGCTCAGCCTTCCAACAACCCCCCCCCCTCTCGCTGGGCTAAGATGAGTATTACCAGTGACGAAGTGAATTTCTTGGTCTACAGATACCTCCAAGAGTCAGGTTTGTCTCACAAAAGTCTTGTGTACACAGTGAACAGTTTATGCTGAAAACCTATTAATATATAGAACATTTCCATAGCAATAACCTGCATGTGtatattcagtaaaaaaaaaaaaagtgcagttaAGACAAAGCACATAATCTGTTTACTGAGCGTACTATTTAAgagatattaaataaatgattgaaatCCTTGCTGATGTTTAATTGGTGTTTACAGTGACTGAGACCAAGCAGTTGTGTGCAAATATGTTCACATACTATcagtgaaaaagaaatgtatgaaTTCAACACCAGGTCTTTCAGGCCTCTTAACTTTCCTAAATTACATAACATGTAAGTTCACGTTTCTGTTCAGTTAAAGTGTTTGTCCTTGAGTCTTTGTGATGTGtttatcttgtgtttttttttccccctttcttttcttcttcttcaggtttTACCCATTCAGCATTCACCTTTGGCATTGAGAGCCACATCAGTCAGTCGAACATCAATGGAACACTAGTGCCCCCTGCAGCCCTCATCTCCATCCTGCAGAAAGGGCTTCAGTACGTTGAGGCAGAAATCAGCATTAATGAGGTGAGTGCAGGGACCTGGAATGTAAcagaatggaaatgtttttttatttttttattttcatggttATTGGAATTCATAAAAGGTCAATATTATCATGGTTTTGTGAACATTAATTGAAAATTGCGTACTAGCAGATGCTGTTGTGTTAGGAGCAATAGTGAAAGACTTGTagtagtatttttttccatcatttaaATTTGTCATGTCTTATTTTCTATCAGTTATATTGCAGGTATATTACATACCTGTGACACTGTAAATGTCTTTATGTAAGGTTACCTTTAAATACAGAGAAGGCGtgtgttttcaaaatttgtACTTGCATCAAATAAACAGATTTGCACAAAAAGTGAGCAATATCACATTGTCCATCAACTACTGTATATTAGATGGGCAGATATCTAACTTCTGCCTGTAGAGCGTTAATTGGGCAAATGTCTCTTCTACTCCAGAGCACATAAATATAGCATTGAATGTCCTTTTCTCCCTGACAGGATGGTACTGTCTTTGACGGTCGGCCGATCGAGTCCCTGTCGCTTATCGATGCGGTGATGCCCGACGTGGTGCAGACGCGGCAGCAGGCCTTCCGTGACAAGCTCGCCCAGCAACACGCCACCTGCGCCGTCTCTGCTTCAACCTCAGGAAACCAGTCTAATGCACCAAAAAACGGAGAAGCCACTGTTAATGGAGAGGAGAACGGCACTCACAACATGAGTAAGTCGGATCAAAGAATTAAGTGATTGGATGGTCCTGGATGTACGCCAATAAAGAGGCATTCCGAAAGCCCATAAAGACGCAGAGCTGTTAATAATGAAGATTAAAAATTGTATCCTCATCTTATGTAGTCATATGTTGTTTGAGGGACATTTTCCAAAAGTCTCCTACCTGAACTATTTAAGGGTTGCAAAATTATAATAGTGTCTAATTAATGTCCTGATCAGATGTAACATATGacataaattaataaagcaATTTAGCCAGCTGTTGAATGAAAACCTGCCATCACTGAACATTTTTGGTTCATGTaacaaaaaatgacattttagctTGTCATGGATCACCTTAATAACAAGTAGTTTCTGTTTAGTTCTTTTGTGAGGGAAACCAGATAGTAGGAGATCAGGTGGACAAGTCGAATAAGAAGATAATGTTTTGATCCCCTTGGAAATTAATTTGCAGGTGTTGATAGGAACACAACTGTGTTGTGACTAATGTTACACTTGTGGCCAGAAGAGGCTCCAGTGTCATTCAGGGCTTTTAATTAGTAGTGTGAAGGATGGGATCATTTTACAACACGCAACTTAAGAGGTTTTATTATggatatctttttaaaattcactcAAGTCCAAAGTTATACACACAAACTCAAATACATGCATACATCACATActtaacatttctttaaaaattttctgTGAAACCAAATGGTTTTTCTCAGCCATCAACAAACTTCTAGTTTAATTTTGATATGATATTTGATCACTGTTCTTATcagaattattcatttaaatggTTCGGTTTGTCGTCATCCTCTTACATTTAAAGCGTTATCTACATATTGTCAACAGACCTCAGGTTGGAACTGTGAGGAATCTGTTTCAGGACCCTAATTCTGGGCAATTGTGTCCAAGTTTCAACCATCTGACCCAAACTGTCACAGTCGGATATAAATGCATATTTGATATTCAAGAAGAACCAATGAACCACTAAAAGCTAAAGCTTACCATAAACTTGAAGAAGTTGGACCAGGAGTGTCTCCCTCCGTAGTGAAGCCAGTTGTACCATAAGTAAACATTCGTATCAGAAgccagatgtttctgttttaatattgttCTTTATTGATCTTAACATTCTAATTTTACAGGATTCTGAAATTTGAGTTCTCAAGAACATTGAGCCATAATcaaaatgacagcaaataaaGGCCAGGAATAGATCGcgctgttttatttatataatttttttttctttttcaaaaatacatacCTTCTACTcaatattcttaatttttttgagATGCATCTTTTTATCTTGTGAAACTTCAAAATCTCATTGAttgctgcagaaagaaaaatttattcAAGTAAAGCACTGAATGTATGTAAACTAATAATCCTGCTGGCAAtgggtgtatgtaaacttttgacttAATCCTAGATGCTTGTGCTAGAGTTTTATTGAGGGTATTAGTATATTATATTCTGATTAAGGCTCCAACAGTTTATGCTGAAAAAGTCCtcaaaaagatgtttgtttgctttattcCTGTCCGTGTGCATGCTAAGATGCTAAGGAAGCCATTGAGTTGAGGACATAATTATATAATCTATATTGATGagataataaatgtttgaaGTCCCTTGCTTTATGTATTCTTATAACTTTAGTGACAGGACTTATAGAATAGCTATTTTAACTCAAACTGACCCTTGCATGTCACTACCTCTCTTTTTTCACACAAATCTAGCACAATTGAgattttttcacattgtgaTGGGTCTCTTTGAAGTTCCTATGCAAATTGAATTCTATAGTGGTAGCTAttatagtgtgtgtgtgtgtgtgtgtgtgtgtgtgtgtgtgtatctgatAGCATTTTCTGCTCGCCTGGTCTTGCCAGATAACCACAGTGAGCCCATGGAGGTGGACGGGGACGTTGAGATACCAGCCAGTAAGTCCACAGTTCTCCGAGGCCACGAGTCCGAAGTGTTCATCTGTGCCTGGAATCCTGTCAGTGACCTGCTGGCTTCAGGGTAAGCATATTTCTCCTGACATGGATCCTGAGTGGAGCTGGGATAGATGAGTCCACTGTGTGCATACACCGCCGTGCGTTTATAAAATGCACATCTTACCATTGAACTGTCtggggtgtatgtgtgtgtgtgtgtgtcctgttcAGCTCGGGCGACTCCACGGCTCGGATCTGGAACCTGAACGAGAacagcagctccagctccacCCAGTTGGTTCTCCGCCACTGCATCCGAGAAGGTGGCCAGGATGTCCCCAGCAACAAAGACGTCACTTCACTGGACTGGAATGTAGGTTTCAGATCGGCTATCCTCGTCGTCTCTCCCGCTTCCCTGCCACATACTACACAGACGAATAAcagttgttttttgtctgtcCGACAGAGCGAGGGGACTCTCCTGGCGACTGGCTCGTATGATGGATTTGCCAGGATATGGACAAAGGATGGTGCGTCCTCCATCACTGTCACACATTGTGTTTCTCTGGACTTTAGGTTTATTGAATCATTTTTGTGAACAATCcagtttcagacattttaaaggtACCTTTTATCCTGCAGGAAATCTAGCCAGCACCTTGGGGCAGCACAAAGGGCCCATATTTGCACTCAAATGGAACAAGAAGGGGAACTGTATTCTCAGTGCTGGCGTAGATAAGGTACTTTTAAAAATCCCTCAGCAGTGGTTTGAGCATTTTAGTAACGAGAGCCTTCCAAAATTTGTGGTTCActtctgttttatatataatCTACTTTACAAATACTTACACAAGGTTGAGTTTAGATAATAAAACCTGATGCATTTTACGACTacacacatttttaagtttataaACGGACATGGTTAGTCACTCAAGTCTGAGATTCAACAATAAATCTCTGTCGAGTTGGACAATAAATCTATTTTCTGTCTAATTCTAAAGAATTTGTTGCTgtagattttttcccccctaacTTTTAAATTTGATCTTTACTTTTCCAGACGACAATCATTTGGGATGCAAATACAGGAGAAGCCAAGCAGCAGTTTCCTTTTCATTCAGGTTTGTGTTCTCTCTatgatttcaaaacattaaaatctttCCAACATAAGAAATACAAATCCATCTGAATACAGGAGTAGATTAgagtaattttacaaaaaaaaaaaaaagcgaaacTCAGGGGTTAGCTTCAGCACACCCAGATTGACAtaccttttatttctgttaatttagaAACCTTTATATACAGCAATACTATTTTATGTCGACATAACATTTGAAGTCAACAGTCTGACTTGTACATCAGACAGGTTTTGACACCCTTCACAAAAACGTTGCAGCTTCAGTAGCTTGCTGTTATCCAAGCACATCACTGGAAAGCTAAGTGGAAGGACAAAGTGTGGCCAATGAAAGGCGGCACAAGCAACAAGAATAACCACAGGCTTGGGGGAGATTGAGATGTAAACTCTACTGAAATGGTTGAGGGAGATTCACAAGGCGTGGTCTGCGTTTTGGAGTCGGTGCTTTAAGAATTAACCGAAACGAACtcttaaatatatttgtctGAGTGTCATATACCGGTACCTGgatttaattactgaaataaactaaCATTTCACCGATTTCG
Encoded here:
- the tbl1x gene encoding F-box-like/WD repeat-containing protein TBL1X isoform X1, encoding MSITSDEVNFLVYRYLQESGFTHSAFTFGIESHISQSNINGTLVPPAALISILQKGLQYVEAEISINEDGTVFDGRPIESLSLIDAVMPDVVQTRQQAFRDKLAQQHATCAVSASTSGNQSNAPKNGEATVNGEENGTHNMTFSARLVLPDNHSEPMEVDGDVEIPASKSTVLRGHESEVFICAWNPVSDLLASGSGDSTARIWNLNENSSSSSTQLVLRHCIREGGQDVPSNKDVTSLDWNSEGTLLATGSYDGFARIWTKDGNLASTLGQHKGPIFALKWNKKGNCILSAGVDKTTIIWDANTGEAKQQFPFHSAPALDVDWQNNTTFASCSTDMCIHVCRLGSDRPLKTFQGHSNEVNAIKWDPSGMLLASCSDDMTLKIWSMKQESCVHDLQAHSKEIYTIKWSPTGPGTNNPNSNIMLASASFDSTVRLWDVERGACIHTLTKHQEPVYSVAFSPDGKHLASGSFDKCVHIWNTTTGALVHSYRGTGGIFEVCWNSTGDKVGASASDGSVCVLDLRK
- the tbl1x gene encoding F-box-like/WD repeat-containing protein TBL1X isoform X2; the protein is MSITSDEVNFLVYRYLQESGFTHSAFTFGIESHISQSNINGTLVPPAALISILQKGLQYVEAEISINEDGTVFDGRPIESLSLIDAVMPDVVQTRQQAFRDKLAQQHATCAVSASTSGNQSNAPKNGEATVNGEENGTHNMNNHSEPMEVDGDVEIPASKSTVLRGHESEVFICAWNPVSDLLASGSGDSTARIWNLNENSSSSSTQLVLRHCIREGGQDVPSNKDVTSLDWNSEGTLLATGSYDGFARIWTKDGNLASTLGQHKGPIFALKWNKKGNCILSAGVDKTTIIWDANTGEAKQQFPFHSAPALDVDWQNNTTFASCSTDMCIHVCRLGSDRPLKTFQGHSNEVNAIKWDPSGMLLASCSDDMTLKIWSMKQESCVHDLQAHSKEIYTIKWSPTGPGTNNPNSNIMLASASFDSTVRLWDVERGACIHTLTKHQEPVYSVAFSPDGKHLASGSFDKCVHIWNTTTGALVHSYRGTGGIFEVCWNSTGDKVGASASDGSVCVLDLRK